A window of Clostridia bacterium genomic DNA:
CCCTGGTCCAGTCAATACTCTCCTTCTCGTCAAATTCCCCGGGAATCATGAAATAGTACTTGCTACATTCCGCATTCAGCTGTGCTCGCATTTGATACTGTTTTTTACTGAAATTCAGGCAATTATAAGGATGAATTGCTCTCCCACCAAGTTCTTCATATGTTGCATTTATAACTTCCTCTTCTCCCTGGAATGAGCAGCTGTACCTTTCGATTGCTTCACATAGCGCTCCTGCCTTTGCTTGTGAATGATTCTTACCTTTCCCCCCGCTAAAGCTTCTTATATGGTTATTGAGCCAATATAGGCTTTTGCTCTTTAACGCCGTGTTTGCACCTGAGTAATAATTATAAACAGGGGAATCCTTTTGGTCAGGTATTTGCTCCAGAGTCTGTACCACTCCTGTTATCGGGCTGACATGATGTCTATATTTTTCTATAGTACTCTCAGGAGTAGATGTTCTGAAGCCTCCATCATATGAGAGATTGCAGTTATCTTCCCTGTCCAGCAGAACTGCTTTATTCTGGATTTGGTGTATTGTCTTGGGATCACCGCATTCTGCACATTGAGGCCTTTTTACCAGTGTATGGGTATTCATGGAAAGATTGTCTGTATCAAAAGACAGCAGCTTTCCCTCCAGATTTTTACTCTCATTGAAATACAATAATTTAGCTACTTCAAGAGAAGTAATATCCGCTGCAATCCGAAGCCCTGATGCTGCTGACGGCAATGCCTGGCTATAGGTACTTTCACCTCTAATACCTCTTACAAAAGTATGTATGCTTTTGTTTAGAGATACCCTCTGCTCCAGACACTTCCAGCATCCCGTTTTAGCCGGTTCAAAAACAGGTCCGATCCAGATAATCGTTCCTGACGGCTTAACAAGCATCCATCTTTTTCCGGCCTTTAGCGCATCTTTGTTTATTTCAGAGAGTTCCGGTGACTCATAATCGTCTGTAACAATAATATCCAACATACCGGAACTGCTTACCCTGATCTTGTTTTTTTCAAAAGAGCTGTAGAATTCTTCAATACTCCCTCCATAATTGATTGCCCTGATAGAAACAGTATTTTCATTAAGGATACTGTGTAACTTTGCAGGTGACATCTCCAATTCTCCCCAGAATGCTGCCTCCTCTTTTGTATATTCACAGCAATTTCTTGTGATAATATTGCTTTTTTCCAGCTCTCTAAGAAAAAAAATCACCTCCGCTGCCGAAATGCTGCTTTCTAATGCATCAATCAAGTCATTGTCATTTGAAACCCCCTCAGATATTCTGGATAATATATGACATATCTTGGGATTTGACAAAATTATATTTTTCCTTTCAGAATATAGAATAATGGCATCCTCAACAAAACCATATGTAAACCGCGGATTTATTATTATGTTGTCAGACATTTTGCACACCTTTTCTTTTTGATTTATAATATAAAAGGGGAACACTTTTTCAAATACTGTGTATCAGATGTATGTAATAAACCTTATATTAACTAAGGGCAACAACAGCAGCAGCAGCAAGCACTGAAAGTTGTATCTCCGTCTGCCAGCAAACCGGCTGAGTTCTGTGGCTTGGCCGGAAGTGGCAGTGTTAAAACATTGTTTTGGCAGTCAAAAGATTGTGTGTTTCCTCCATCATCAATCTTTATGCTGACTCCTTCAGGCAGACTCACACCTTCACCTGCCAGAACCTTTGAAGGATTTGATACAAGCTGCTGCTTGTAAGCGGCGTCATCCCATGCTTTGACAACTATCTGAGCGTACTTTTTTACAAAGTCCTTATCATTGAAATTCATATCTAATTTCTCCTTTCAAGTGTCAATTGATTTTTCATTTTACATTATGTACTTGTTAACACTATATGTTTACAAGGTTATTTGCAGCAGTTTAGTACTTTAAAATCTGATTAAGCAGCATTCCCCTTTTATTGGCAGTATCATTATTTCTACCAGGAATCTTTAAATTAACCTGGCTATGTCGGTTTAGTCAGTCATGCTAATAACCCTCTCAACTATCGTCTATCTGTTCAAACTGAATCATTAACTCCCTTTGGGCAGTAATAACCGGAATATACTTTGTATCAACCACCACTGCCCATTTGTTTTTCAGTGCTGTTTCTTGGAAATCAGACTTGCAATAACTCTGAACTTTCATTATTTCATTTGCTGTTTTCTTGTCAAACAAAGTATGTTTCGTAACTGCAACAGTTCTGGTATCATATATGAGGTACTGTCCCATAAATTCTGTAATTGTTAATACCGGCATTTTATCCGGCCATTGTAACTTCCATCCGTTCACTATCTGGTAAATACTCTTAATAAGGTCAATATTCTCATAGGCTCCACAGCTATATGTGCCGGAAAAGCTATAAGCGAGTAGTGATACATCCGTATCATCCGGAAAAACGTTTCTATGTTTTTCACTGGGTACAAGATTTTCAATATTGTATTCATTAGGATGTTCATAGTAGCTGCTGAATCTATGAATATCAATGTGGCTGAAATTGACGGGTGGTTGCAAATGGCTTATAAGCGGCAAAATATCAAGTATTTCGCTATAAAATATTCCTTCATCTCCCGGAGCTCCCCAAAGGAGATTCCAGTGCACGTCCATGTCAATTGAACGGGCATTTCTTAGAAGAAGTATGTTTTGCCAGGCTTTCACACCTTTGTTCAAAAGCTTAAGCATACCTGTGGAAAGAGATTCGACTCCCGGCTGAATACTCTTGATGCCTGCATCAGCCAATTGTAATAATTTATAGAAATCGAGATTCGCCTTCTGTTCGTAAAAAACAGGCACCTTGTTTCCTGCCCCGATCAAGTCTGGTACGAAGGAATTAAAATACTCGTAAGGCATAATATTATCCGTCATCTGAACACGAACACCAGGGTGCTTCCCGGTAATTTCAAGAAATTCCTTCAGGATTTTTTCCCGGGATTTTTGCCGGAAACATTCCCTCTCTTTGTTTATTCCGCAGAAGGTACATTTATTTTTTGCTCCCCACCAGCATCCCCGGCTTGATTCAAGCAAAATAGCTATATCATCCGGAAGTTCACTTTCCGGCATTTGTTTAAGTTGCCGAAAAAAGTCATCGTATTTCAAGCTGCCATATGTATCAAAGTCTTTTAGCGGCTCTCCATAAAATATCCTGTCATCAGGCAGCTCATTTTTTATGTACGAATCTAAGAAGCTGGCGAAAGTCAGCTCACTTTCACCGGAAAAGACATAATCAATTGATTCCGATAGTGAGGATATTCCCTTGGACATATCCCCTTCACAGTTTGCTCCTCCGATAATTGTCACTATCGATTTATCAAACTGCTTAACCTTATTGATTACCGCTACAGCAGAATTAGTCTGTTCAAACATTGTCGAGCAGCCAACAATTTTATAATCATATTCTGAAATTGTATCTGTACAATAATTTATAAAGCTGTAGCACAATTTCTCAAGTTCAACTACTTTCTCCACATCAAAGAAATCATCATTTTGATAAAAATACTCAAATAAATCATTTGCACTGTTTTGCCCTTCTCTGCTATCCGGGAAAGAAAAAAGCTCTTCCAGCCCTCCACCTAACGCCTTCATACCATAAGCGCTCCTGGAAAACAGCCTTTCTCCAAGCATGCCTATTCTGGACTGTCTGTATATTGCTTCATAATTATTTCTTCCCATGCATGCAGCAAGTAAATTGCTGAGATAGAGAACATTTGAGCTGAACCCTTTACTTTCAGCAACCGCCTGAAGGATATGCAGACCTATAGAAGGAAATTTCAGTGAAGCAAACGGAGTTACAATAAATAGAATGTCCGTATTTTTGTCCAAAACCTTTTCCAAATATGTTCTTATAAAATCTTGCATGTATCCGTGCTCTATAATATCATCACCCCATTAGACCAGCTTTTTTAGTGTTTCGTGATACTTACAGTTAATTACTTCCAATCCGGCTTCCTTTTCCTCAACAAATAAGGAAAAATCGCAGATATTCATCTTTTGGTTTTTTATTGACTCAGCCGCTTCCAGAAGGAAATCCACATCATAAGAATACAATTCCCTGAACCAGCTTTGCAGTTCTTGTTCACATTCTTTATCACCTATAGCCGCTGCTTTATGCAAAAGATATTTTCTGGCTATACATGGCTCCAGTTTTGGTTTCCATTCATTCATCAGAATATGAAGGAGTGCAACTCTTGTATCTTGGAATTCATAACCGGTTTGATTATTTATCAATAAGTTCTTTTCTTTCAAGGAGTTATAAAGCGCAGTTCTTTCAATAGGGATATAGCAGCTTGCTGTAGAAGGTATATCCTGGCCGGCACCTAAAAATTTTGCAACTCCGGTATTTTTGAGTGTATTAAGATTTACGATGATCTCTTCAATAGTAGTAAACGGCTCAAAAATCATAAACCCGATTTCCACCTTCAGACAAAGATCAGAAATAATGTCCAGTGACTCAATATTCTGCGCTACTGTTGTCTTCTTATTATATAGATCAAGCTGTCTCTGGACAAAGCTTTCAATCCCTACAAAAAGGGTATCAAGCCCCACCTCTTTCAAAAGCCCTAGTTCCTGCTTGTTTTTGATTACATCGTTTGCTCTTGTATTAGCTATTATTTTTACATGTATGTTTCTTTCAATCATAGCCTCATAAAACTCGCGAAGCCACCTTTTTCTTCTGGCAGAACCGTCGCAGAAATTTGAATCATTGATCCGTATCATTCTTGGATTATATTCCTTGACAAGCTGTTCAATTTCATTGACGACATTAGCCACACTCCTGTACCTGATACCCTTAGTCCCATTCATCATCGAGAACTCTTCTTCACTGCAGAAGCTGCATTTTCCATAACATCCTCTTGAAGTAAGGATTGACACTATACCTGCTTTATTTCTGATAAATGCTCTCTGCGGGAAAGGCAATTGATCCAGATATGACGTCGATGGCTTTATTTCATTCTGTATTATGTCCCCTCCGTTTTTATAGGCAATATTCCCCAACGCTCTCCAATCTCTTCGGTTTGCAACTGCTTCTGCAATATCTGCTACTGTATATTCGCCTTCTCCCAAAACACAGCAATCTATATTTTCATTTGCATTTAATACTGTTTCATAGCTCAAAGTAGCAAAATAACCGCCGGCAAATATGAATGTATTAGGATGTATGGACTTAACTACACTGATTATTCTGTTTGCATCTGAAAAATTGAAATAAAACATGGAAATGCCTATTATGTCATATTTATATACAGCCAATATGCATATCAACTCTTCCAATGAAATGTTTTGACCGGGACAGTCATAAACATCTGCTTCATACCCTTTCATCTGAAGGCAGGAAGCAATATATGCAATACCCAAATAAGGCATCGTGGAAAAATTTTCTGACCATTCACTCCCCACAGTTCTTCCCCAGATGTTTGGGGGATTAATTAGGCATATCTTCATTATTGACTCCTTGTAATCCGTCAGATGTGTTACTAAAAAACACCCTTGACCTTACAACAATCCACAAGCAGGCAAATCTGTATCTTAATCCTCCATTGTGCAGCAACACTGAGTTGTAAGAATATCTATAACTGTAATAAAAATGAAAAAAATATGTCCATATCAATACTTGGTATTTTCTAGGTGATAATTTGTACATTTATACACATATTACTAAAAATATCATAATTCGTCAATATTTGTTTTTTTTCTTCAAAATTAGACATCAGAGATGCTTGTTGGAAAGCATATAATTAACTACAAGGCTTTATTTGAACTGATTAATAATTAGAGATGAAACAAATCGTTTCAGATAGGAATTTTACAAGTTTTTTAATATGGCTTAATATTATCTTTAGCCGCTCTTTACAATATTATGGGTTAAGCTCCGGATAAGAAACGGCTAAGAACCTACCCGGCTGTATTTCATAATTCCTAATATTTCCTCCTGAACTTCATATAATCTTAACTCGTCTATTTCTTGGAATATCCTCAGGCAAGCCTTTGCTGCTTTTACAAACTGCAAGTAGTCACAATTTCCTGCACGTTCACCAATACCTCCGATTGTACAGTCAACAAAAGAGGCGCCACCCTTGACAGCCGATAAAGAATTGGAAACCGCCATGCCCATATCATTATGAGTATGTATCTCAATATCTATTTTCATTTTCTTTTTTATGATTTTTATATCATCATAAATCCGCTTTCTATAAAGTATCCCCACTGTGTCTGCATACCTTACCCTATTCACACCCTCCCGAAGTACAGCAGTCATAATCTGCAGCAAAAATTCCATGTCAGCCCTTGATGCATCCTCTAATCCTATTGTGACTTCATGGCTTTTTTTCTGTGCATAAGCTATACATCTTTTTAAATTTTCCAAAATCCATTCTCTGTCTTTTCCGAGCTTTGCCCTGATCTGTATATCAGATGACGGTACCGATATATGTATTATATCAGCCCCACAGCCAACAGATTGTTTGATGTCCTCGATATTCAGCCTGTTCCAGGTTGATATTCTGCTTTTCAAGCTGAGTGCCGACATTCTTTTTATACTCTGCTTTTCCTCTTCACCCATGGCAGGTATTCCGGCTTCGATCTGGTAAATACCGATAGAATCCAGAATTCTGGCTATATGTACTTTTTGATTTACACCCAGTGCTATTCCTGCTTTCTGTTCGCCATCCCTCAAGGTTGTATCAACAATATGTACGTCCATCATAATCCCCCCATAAAATTCTATATATTTGATATAGCAGGCAATTTCAGCAAGTCTATAATTTCATTATCCTCAAGATTTCTTTGGAGTGAAATACTCCTTTCCCTTATTACTTTTAAGAAATCTGCTACCTCAACATGCTCCCCCTCAATTCCAAGCTCCTGCAGCTTTTTCATAACGGACTTTCTACCTGAATGCTTGCCTATGGATAATTTTCTTTTCTGTCCAACAATCTCAGGATCATATGGCTCATAAGTCATAGGGTTTTTGCTTATACCATCGGCATGTATACCCGATTCGTACCTGAAAATATTTTCTCCGATCACCGGCATGTTTTCCGGAATTCCAATACCTGCAGCCTCTGAAAAAACTCTTGCCAGATCAGGTAATATATTTAGCCTGATCCTTTCAGACGCATTAGTCATTACCTTAACAAACGCCAATACCTGTTCAATGGCAGCATAGCCCGAATTTCCCCCATAGCCTGTAAATGATGCGGTAATGCAATCAGCGGTATCCATTATTGCATCTACTGCTGAAGCAGTTGCATTATAGAAAATATTTTCCGGGCAAATGTCGATACTTACCCCCAGTACCCTTTTAATACTGTCGCAAAGCCTCAGCCACGAGGTTGATACAAAGCGGTTCAGCCCTATTATTCTTATATTTCTGATACTCTTTATCCAATTCTTATCCTTTAACCTTCTCAGATTTTTTAAATCTTCAATTGTCTCCGCTCTGACCTCTATCGTAATATCCTTGTGCTGTAGACCCAGCTCGTTAAGAATACTATCGAAGTGAAGAACATTACTGTTTATTACAACAGCCTTAAAAGAAAATAGTGATAATCCTTCCAGTGCTGATTCCGAATCAACTCTGTATAGAAAATCCGGTTCTGCAGGTAGTTCGCCTGCTATTTCAAGTATGCGAAGGTCTACTTCTATAAAATCTACACCAAGGGTATTCAGCATCCGGCTCAGATTTAAAATATCTATCCTTCTTAATTCCTTATTAGAACAAAATACTTCCGGCAGTGTCCTGTCTATTATTTTCTTGTTTCTTTGTCTATTAATATCCATTTCCATCACCCCCACACTCAACCTCTGAAAATAATCTTCAGTATGAAAAGCAGGAGAAAAGAAATTACTAAAAGTAATATTGAAACAGAAGCAGCCAACATTATATCCGTTTGCAGGAGAGTATATATTTGAAGTGGAATCGTACGGGTTATTCCGCTCATATTCCCAGCAAACATTATCGTAGCTCCGAACTCGCCCAATGCCCTTGTCCACGAAAGCATAAGCCCGGCTATCAAAGGCTTTGCCAGCATGGGAATTATTACTCTTATAAATGTCTCCACTTTCCCCAAGCCAAGCAGATAGGAAACTTCAAATATTTCAGCGTCAATTGTGTCCATACCTGTTTTCAATACTTGTATGTAGAAGCCTGATGCAACAAAAAACTGTGATAAAACAACCGCAGCAGGGGTAAAAACCACTTCAATATTCAGCCGGTCAAGACAGGCTCCTATAAACCCTGTTCTACCAAACGCCAGGAGCAGGCCGATTCCTGCAACAGCCGGAGGTAATACAGTAGGCATACATACCAGGATCTCCAGTATCTTCGAAAATGTATTTTCTTTTTTGGTTGACAGGTAAAACACTACAGGCGTGCATATTAAGAAAATAAGCAGGACAGTAAAAAGAGTGGTTTGGGTACTTATCCTCAAAGCAGCCATATTATCAGTTTTTGCAAGCGAAGAAAAGATGTTTTTTATACCTGCTGAAGAAAAAATGGCATAAATCGGGATAGCAATCACTATAAAGTACAGAATACTAAAAAGCAATGTTACGGGACGCAATAACCATTCCCTGTCAAATCTCAGCCTATGAACCGCTGCAACATTTTCTACATGCATTTTCCCATAGGTACAATTCCCATTTACTGTCCTTTCCATAAACCCACATCCCATCAACTTAATAATGCTTTGTATTTATAAAAGAAAACAAAACCTGCAATGTGTTACAATTGATCATTAACATCATAATCTAGTCATCAGTAATAAAATTATGCTTTTTCAAAATTTCCTTCCCTCTGTCGGATAATAAAAAATTGAAGAATTTAAGGGCTTCCGTATTGCTCTCGGAGTCTTTTAAAACGGCTGCCGGGTAATCTGAGCTGAATCTTTCAAAAACAGGCAGACTTATATATTCAATCTTTCCTGATAAAGCCCTAGTAATATCCGTCCTATAGACAATACCAACATCCACTTCATTTAACACGACCTTACCGACAACATCCTTAACATTAAGCTCTATGGTTTTTATATTACTTTCTATCCTGCTTTTTTCCTCATCATCCATTTCACCATTGCCCAAAGCCTCTTCAACCACCTGTTCCCAGTACATCCCTACAGGTACGCTTTTGTCACCTACAGCAATTTTCATACCATCCGCGGCTAAATCACCCAGTTTTTTTACACTGTAACTGCTGCTTGAATTTTTGATCAGTACAAGTTTGTTTTTTGCAAATATTGAATATTTATTTAGGTATCCCTTTTCTTTAAGTTCATTAATATATCTGGTATTTGCGCTTGCAAATATATCAGCTTTCACACCATTTTCAACCGACGTCTTCAATACCTGGCTTCCAGCAAAATTAAAGACAACTTTCGCTCTGCCGTTTTCAAGCCCTTCAAATTCAGCTCCCAGTTCAGTAAAACTCTCGGTAAGGCTTGCTGCAGCAAATACTATGATTTCCTGCGGTTTATCCTGGTCAACATGTGTTTTTCCAATCCCGCAACCAATAAATATATATGAAAAAACTATACAGGTAAAATACACACATATTCTTTTAGCCATTTCCCCAACCTCATCTTATTTCGAGTCTCTCAACCTTTTTGCCATTTTCAAAATGAGATTCTACAATTTCTGCTACATCCCCGGCAGTCACTTCCTTGTACCATACTCCTTCAGGATAAACAACCACGATAGTACCCGTGCTGCATATTCCGAAGCATCCTGTATTTGTTACCATTACCTCCCCCGACAACTCTCTGCTGTCGATCTCTTCCATTAACGCCTGGACTATTCCCACTGAGTCCTTTGAATGGCAATATCCCTTCTGCTGCCCATTAATCCTTGAACTTGTACAAACAAATACGTGATATTTTGGTTTTACCATGATTGCACTCTCCTCTTATATCCTTAATAAATACGCTGGTCAGACTTATACTACACCTGCCATATGCTCTTCTTTATCCACGATTTCGGTTATAGCCTGTCTAATAGCATCCTCAACCGGACTGCATACCTGGATAACCCTGATATTTTTTTCTTCGAGCCTTTTCATAGGACCGTACCCTATCCGCATTACAAGGATCGCATTGCAGTCCTCAATCATTTTTATAATACTGGTGATTTTGGTTTCCTCGCTGTCACATTCTTCCCCGCCGTCACAATATTTTATAACACGGCGTTTTTCTATAAAGCTTATGGCTGAATCAATATATCCATATATATGAAACTCCTCTGCATGCCCGAAATGCTGGTCAACAAGCACACCCGACTTAGTGGCGACAGCAAAGGTATAGGAGGCCTTTTTACTTTCCTTTACCTTTATGCTGCATCCCCCGCATTTGCTGCTTCTGAATTCGGATGACCGGTCCTGTCCCAATGTGCCGACAGCGTCAGCCCTGCACTGTTTACAATGGTACATCTGCTTCAAATCAATTTCACATCTTTTTCGTAAAGCATTGAGTTCAATGTTGTTTGTCATTGGCATATTTTCAAAAACACTTCCTTTTGCAGGTATAAGAGGCATTATATTTGTCATGAAAGCACCACATTCTTTGGCTTTCTTCACAACCAAGCCGATGTGATCATCGTTTATTCCCTTTATCATTACAATGTTTACTTTGCATACAACACCTTTCCACGAAAGATATTTCAGACCTGCCAGCTGGTTTGCTATCAAAACTTCAGCAGCGTACTTTCCTGTAAGTTTAGAACCCATATAGTTTACTTCTTTATATATTTTTGCACCTATCTCAGCATCAATTGCATTTATGGTTATAGTAACGTGTGATACCCCAAGCTTTATAATTTCTTCTGCATAGAACGGAAGCATCAATCCATTAGTGGATAGACAAAAGGTAATATCAGGCTCCGCTTCCCTTATCAGCTTTACAGCTTTCCTTGTGTTCTCAAAGTCAGCCAGTGCATCACCAGGTCCCGCAATTCCTACTACTCTCAGATTGTCGATCTTTTCTCTTATCAGTACAAATTTTGCTGCTGCTGCTTCCGGAGACAGTACTTCACTTGTTACCCCAGGCCTGCTTTCATTTACACAATCAAACTTTCTATTGCAGTAGTTGCAGGATATGTTGCATGCAGGCGCTACAGGTATATGCATCCTTGCATTGCTGCATGCCCCGCCCGAGAAGCAGGGATGCGATGCTGTTTTATCCTCTTTTCCCATACCTTCATATCCCCTTCCGTCGAAGTATTTGCTAAACATAACTGACCTGTATTTCTCATATTTCTTTTCGAGAAGTGTGTTGGTTATCTCATCCAAAAGCCTTAATGTCCCGCTGTACCCGGTATATGCCAGTCTTTGTCCTCCTACCCTGTCGTGAATAGGGAATCCTGCTCTGACTAGCGGAACACCCTCTTTTTCAGTAATCATCTTGCCATCCGAGTTCCCTATAAGGATATTGGCATTCAATTCTTTAACATACGACTGTATTGTTTCAAAGTCAGTTTCGTCAATAACTACAGGTGCTTCATTGTTCCGAATGCCTTCCACAAGCTGCTTTAAAACCTTATTCTGACTCCCGGTGCTTATGAGAACAGGCGTTATTCCATTTTCAAGGCACATGCTGCTGATTGCAAACACCAGTTCAGGCTCACCATATATGACTGCTCTGCCTTCAGCATTATGTTTATGTGAATCAATCATTCCATCTAGGAGTCTCCCCCGTTCTTCCTGCAAGGAAGGCGGTACAGGTTTTCCTGCCAGTTTTGAAAGAATATTGATAAACTTATCTGTATTTCTGACCCCTATCGGCAGCGGACACCGGAACAACGGAACATTGAAATTTTCCTTCAAAAACACGCCTGGCGATATGCTTTCAGGGATTGTAAGCCCCAGTTCTATCGTCGCTATGGCTCCTCCCATCATCTTTATGTCCTGCAGCCTGGTACCTCCTTCAGGTATTCTTTTAAAATCTTTATTATAGGGTGAATCCAACGTTCTGGATACATCAGGAAGCAATACATAATCTATATTGAACGCTTCTAAAATAGCCTTGATGTTTCTTACGTCTCCGGGATTTAAACTGGGAGTTATAATGTTAATCCTTTTATTTGGTTTGTCGTCTGCTGAAAATTCCTTCACTATACCTGTTAATGCAGCAAAGTATCCTTCAAATTGTGTACCCCCGTAGCCTGGGGTACAGAGCGGAACTACAAAGCACCTTTCCAGGCCTTCTTCCTCCATGTATTCCCGGGTGATCCTTTTAATGTCCTCTCCTATGGTTTCCGCCAGACAGGTTGTTGCTACGCCGATTATCTCAGGATTATAGAGCCTTATAACATTCCTGAGTGCTTTTTTTAAGTTGCTCTCACCGCCGTAAACCGTGCCCTCTTCATTCAGTGAGGAGGATGCTACATCTATGGGTTCATTATAATGTCCGGCCATATGCCTTCTGATGTAAGTACTGCAACCTTGGGAACCATGGAGGATAATCATGCTGTTTCCTATGCCTTTAATGGCTGATACAGCCCCCATCGGCATGCACATCTTACAGGGATTTATATTTAAATTTACAAAATTGCGGTTTTTCATAGTTAACCTCCAGTTCCAGCAGCTTATTATGCTTCATTCAACAGTTCCCATACCGGGCTGTTTATAGTCCGATCAACTTCTTTTGCAAAATTGACCGCACCTTCAAATCCGCATAGGGGATGTTTTCTTTCATGGTTATGGTCACAAAATGCAATCCCGAGCTTGTAAGCCAGAGGCCTTTCCTTGACACCGCCAACCAGAATGTCAGCGCCTTTTTCTTTTATAAACCTCTCAAGCTCTGCCGGGTTTGTATCATCCAGTATTACAGTTCCAGGCTTTGACAAGCTTTTAATTATTTCGTATTCATCCTTTTTTCCTGTTTGTGTTCCAACCATAACTGTCTCAATTCCCAAATCCTCAAACTGTTTTATTAGAGATATTGCTTTAAACCCTCCACCCACATATATAGCCGCTTTTTTACCTTTTAGCCTGTTTTTGTACGGATTTAGCCGGGCATGTGCTTCTGCCTCCCATTGCGCTATAAGCTCCCTGGCTTTTTGTACAGTTTGCGGGTCTTTAACTGCTTCTGCAACCCTTATCAGCGAATTTTTTGTATCTTCAATACCAAAAAAACTTACCTTGATAAAGGGTATGCCGTACCTTGCCTCCATCTCCCTGGCAAGATACGTCATTGACCCTGCACACTGTACTATATTTAATGACGAACCGGTTGCTTTAATAATTTCTTTGCATCTTGAGTCCCCTGTAATTTTAGCTGTAACTTCAATTCCAATCTCTTTCAGGTAGTTTGTTATGATCCACATTTCTCCGGCCAGATTAAAATCGCCGAGAAAATTAATACCCCTAGCCCGTGGTAAACCACTCCTATACTTTACATTTTCAAGCTGTACCGGCTTATCAACGTGCGAATACTCCATAAGTTGTATCAGCGCATTGCAAGCTGCCTTGTAGCCCATGGATTTATTGCCCGCAAAACCACTTGATTTCACTGGAATGACCCTTATGGAATGCTTCTTTTCCGCAGCCTTGCATACACTTTCAATGTCATCCCCTATTACACCCACAATACATGTAGCGTATACAAAAATGTATTCTGCATTAAACTTTTCAACAATTTCATCTATTGCTCCAGCTAATTTTTTTTCTCCTCCAAAAATGACATCATTCTCCCTGAGGTCTGTTGAAAAGCTGTTTCTATAGGTTTCCGGCCCGCTTGACAGACTTCCTCTTATATCCCATGTATAGCTTGCGCATCCGATAGGGCCATGAACTATATGAAAAGCGTCAGTGATGGGATTGAGCACAACTCTTGCTCCGCAGTATACACATGCGCGCTGGCTTACAGAGCCTGCCACACTGTCTGCTTCACACTTGATATTTCCTCCCTTTTCACTATTACAGCATATAGATGCTTTTC
This region includes:
- a CDS encoding RiPP maturation radical SAM C-methyltransferase; this translates as MQDFIRTYLEKVLDKNTDILFIVTPFASLKFPSIGLHILQAVAESKGFSSNVLYLSNLLAACMGRNNYEAIYRQSRIGMLGERLFSRSAYGMKALGGGLEELFSFPDSREGQNSANDLFEYFYQNDDFFDVEKVVELEKLCYSFINYCTDTISEYDYKIVGCSTMFEQTNSAVAVINKVKQFDKSIVTIIGGANCEGDMSKGISSLSESIDYVFSGESELTFASFLDSYIKNELPDDRIFYGEPLKDFDTYGSLKYDDFFRQLKQMPESELPDDIAILLESSRGCWWGAKNKCTFCGINKERECFRQKSREKILKEFLEITGKHPGVRVQMTDNIMPYEYFNSFVPDLIGAGNKVPVFYEQKANLDFYKLLQLADAGIKSIQPGVESLSTGMLKLLNKGVKAWQNILLLRNARSIDMDVHWNLLWGAPGDEGIFYSEILDILPLISHLQPPVNFSHIDIHRFSSYYEHPNEYNIENLVPSEKHRNVFPDDTDVSLLAYSFSGTYSCGAYENIDLIKSIYQIVNGWKLQWPDKMPVLTITEFMGQYLIYDTRTVAVTKHTLFDKKTANEIMKVQSYCKSDFQETALKNKWAVVVDTKYIPVITAQRELMIQFEQIDDS
- a CDS encoding B12-binding domain-containing radical SAM protein is translated as MKICLINPPNIWGRTVGSEWSENFSTMPYLGIAYIASCLQMKGYEADVYDCPGQNISLEELICILAVYKYDIIGISMFYFNFSDANRIISVVKSIHPNTFIFAGGYFATLSYETVLNANENIDCCVLGEGEYTVADIAEAVANRRDWRALGNIAYKNGGDIIQNEIKPSTSYLDQLPFPQRAFIRNKAGIVSILTSRGCYGKCSFCSEEEFSMMNGTKGIRYRSVANVVNEIEQLVKEYNPRMIRINDSNFCDGSARRKRWLREFYEAMIERNIHVKIIANTRANDVIKNKQELGLLKEVGLDTLFVGIESFVQRQLDLYNKKTTVAQNIESLDIISDLCLKVEIGFMIFEPFTTIEEIIVNLNTLKNTGVAKFLGAGQDIPSTASCYIPIERTALYNSLKEKNLLINNQTGYEFQDTRVALLHILMNEWKPKLEPCIARKYLLHKAAAIGDKECEQELQSWFRELYSYDVDFLLEAAESIKNQKMNICDFSLFVEEKEAGLEVINCKYHETLKKLV
- a CDS encoding TOMM precursor leader peptide-binding protein, which codes for MSDNIIINPRFTYGFVEDAIILYSERKNIILSNPKICHILSRISEGVSNDNDLIDALESSISAAEVIFFLRELEKSNIITRNCCEYTKEEAAFWGELEMSPAKLHSILNENTVSIRAINYGGSIEEFYSSFEKNKIRVSSSGMLDIIVTDDYESPELSEINKDALKAGKRWMLVKPSGTIIWIGPVFEPAKTGCWKCLEQRVSLNKSIHTFVRGIRGESTYSQALPSAASGLRIAADITSLEVAKLLYFNESKNLEGKLLSFDTDNLSMNTHTLVKRPQCAECGDPKTIHQIQNKAVLLDREDNCNLSYDGGFRTSTPESTIEKYRHHVSPITGVVQTLEQIPDQKDSPVYNYYSGANTALKSKSLYWLNNHIRSFSGGKGKNHSQAKAGALCEAIERYSCSFQGEEEVINATYEELGGRAIHPYNCLNFSKKQYQMRAQLNAECSKYYFMIPGEFDEKESIDWTRVLLLGSEDYKYLPANYCYYQYPVKDELKRFCYPDSNGNAAGNTIEEAILQGLLELIERDSVAIWWYNMLNCPEVDIKSFDDSYFNQLIEYYKTMGRSLYVLDLNFDLNIPCFAAVSCDKEGKKPLIGFGAHTDARIALERALIELNQFLPILYDGRYSKDPAISSWLDMATIDNQPYLIPLSGIKKSSSDYGVVCKPSIIESIKYCQHRLKDEGMDVYFLNITKPDIGLPVAKVIVPGLRHFWKRLGPGRLYEVPVKMKILKQKKEEEELNPISVFF